A part of Terriglobus roseus genomic DNA contains:
- a CDS encoding lactate/malate family dehydrogenase, which translates to MSITIAVLGASGYVGSALCAHVLRSGILEPGDRLQLVGHGESSSYGRLLAVRADLLDAFDDLRVSISVTPRLEDIEADLVVLTAGVPMPPGCTDRRVMGRGNLPIFQNIASACGKHLPTATYLVVSNPVELAVQELSRTIDRKRIIGIGAEQDSLRFARSIARSLGISRHDVHASVWGEHGRHMIPMWHSVRLRGDDDKVFGRLSELEQRAQQQPLMERVASLQEASMLHLQNDDIASAYHLAEAALPDARIFIEPFVTASAIHSTPNATANAVLNIIRAWKEDDGRCVHAQVMLQGELRGISCPFGVPVSVGCKGWLLHPNADSHHVTKEDLDASILGIQASLADAATI; encoded by the coding sequence ATGTCTATTACGATTGCAGTCTTGGGCGCGTCCGGCTATGTGGGAAGCGCTCTTTGTGCGCATGTTCTTCGTTCCGGAATCCTGGAGCCCGGTGATCGCCTCCAACTTGTGGGCCACGGGGAATCCAGTTCGTACGGTCGTCTGCTCGCCGTGCGTGCGGACTTGCTTGACGCCTTTGATGACTTGCGCGTGTCGATATCTGTGACTCCGCGATTGGAAGACATCGAAGCAGACCTGGTTGTGTTGACGGCGGGCGTCCCCATGCCTCCCGGTTGCACCGATAGACGCGTTATGGGGCGCGGCAATTTACCCATCTTTCAGAACATTGCTAGCGCATGTGGCAAGCACCTACCCACTGCAACTTATCTAGTGGTGAGTAACCCCGTGGAGCTCGCAGTGCAGGAGTTATCTCGCACCATCGACCGCAAGCGGATTATCGGTATCGGTGCAGAGCAAGATTCGCTTCGTTTCGCCCGTTCCATTGCGCGTAGTTTGGGGATCAGCCGACATGACGTTCATGCCAGTGTGTGGGGAGAGCATGGTCGTCACATGATCCCAATGTGGCACTCCGTCCGTCTGCGAGGTGATGATGACAAGGTCTTTGGACGACTTTCTGAGCTGGAACAGCGCGCGCAACAGCAGCCGTTGATGGAGCGTGTCGCTAGTCTCCAGGAAGCATCCATGCTGCACTTGCAAAACGACGACATTGCGTCGGCTTATCATCTGGCAGAGGCTGCACTTCCTGACGCACGTATCTTCATCGAACCATTCGTCACGGCAAGCGCGATTCATTCAACACCGAACGCGACAGCGAATGCAGTACTTAACATCATCCGCGCATGGAAGGAAGATGATGGACGTTGCGTGCATGCGCAGGTTATGTTGCAGGGCGAATTGCGTGGCATATCTTGCCCATTCGGCGTGCCTGTAAGCGTTGGCTGTAAGGGATGGCTATTACATCCCAATGCTGATAGTCACCACGTAACCAAGGAAGATCTTGACGCATCGATTCTCGGGATACAAGCTTCGCTTGCAGATGCCGCCACTATCTGA
- the grrM gene encoding cyclophane-forming radical SAM/SPASM peptide maturase GrrM/OscB translates to MSTNTRIHTIVLQPTPFCNIRCKYCYLPTRDDISTMSLDTIETTFRRVFESSYASEQITVIWHAGEPLVLPVSYYETAFQAIERLRPAGMELRHSFQTNGTLVTKEWCDLIRRWNVGVGVSIDGPRAMHDANRVTRSGKGTFDKAMRGARLLQAEGIPFHVISVLSKDALQKPEQLHSFYMEEGIRDVCFNVEESEGDHVSELMQQGRDATRLQFQQFLQTFWMLSRKTPGINFIREIDGLITRIFRPEEARVGNNQVEPLAMLNVDCKGNVGTFSPELLGYRNERYHDFLVGNVHSHTLEEMLHSPAMTAMVEDIHAGVESCRKECDYFSICGGGAPVNKLSENGTFASTQTSFCNLVQITPANLILSAFSQMEHSLTATLQRGSEVAAAA, encoded by the coding sequence ATGAGCACCAACACACGCATTCACACTATCGTTCTGCAGCCCACGCCGTTCTGCAACATTCGTTGCAAGTACTGCTATCTGCCAACACGCGATGACATCTCGACGATGAGTCTGGATACCATCGAGACGACCTTCCGAAGAGTCTTTGAATCGTCCTACGCGAGCGAACAGATCACAGTGATCTGGCACGCTGGTGAGCCGCTGGTTCTGCCTGTCTCTTATTACGAGACAGCATTCCAGGCCATCGAGCGTCTTCGCCCCGCCGGCATGGAGCTTCGCCACTCGTTCCAGACAAATGGAACGCTGGTGACGAAGGAATGGTGTGACCTCATCCGTCGCTGGAATGTGGGTGTTGGAGTAAGCATTGACGGCCCGCGCGCCATGCACGATGCGAATCGTGTAACACGGTCCGGCAAAGGAACCTTCGATAAGGCAATGCGTGGAGCCCGGCTTCTGCAGGCTGAAGGCATTCCTTTCCATGTGATCTCCGTGCTTTCGAAGGATGCTTTACAGAAGCCGGAGCAACTGCACTCGTTCTATATGGAAGAAGGCATCCGTGATGTCTGCTTCAACGTGGAAGAGTCAGAAGGGGATCACGTATCGGAACTTATGCAGCAGGGACGCGATGCGACCAGACTGCAGTTCCAACAGTTCTTGCAGACTTTCTGGATGCTGTCGCGCAAGACACCAGGTATCAATTTCATTCGCGAGATCGACGGCTTGATCACGCGGATCTTCCGCCCTGAAGAGGCAAGAGTCGGCAATAACCAGGTGGAACCGTTGGCCATGCTGAACGTGGATTGCAAAGGGAACGTGGGGACGTTTTCACCGGAATTACTTGGCTACCGCAATGAGCGGTATCACGACTTCCTGGTTGGCAACGTTCACTCGCACACTCTGGAAGAGATGCTTCACAGCCCTGCAATGACTGCGATGGTTGAGGACATTCACGCAGGAGTCGAGTCGTGCCGAAAGGAATGCGACTACTTCTCCATCTGCGGAGGCGGCGCACCAGTCAACAAGCTTTCAGAAAACGGCACGTTTGCCAGCACGCAGACATCGTTCTGCAACCTGGTGCAAATTACACCGGCCAACCTTATTCTCTCGGCCTTCTCGCAGATGGAGCACTCACTGACCGCCACGTTACAGCGCGGCAGTGAAGTTGCGGCTGCTGCCTGA
- the grrA gene encoding GrrA/OscA1 family cyclophane-containing rSAM-modified RiPP, which produces MSATKRTATALALLLPAGVMGLSAALAVKGLQTTENPDHNGSVADQLSDIRKAVSENMQDHASKTITDANGVKLTLAEWLNFGGGFGWHNGGWGNGWHNGGWGNGGWHNWGNGGWHNGGWGNGWHNFWHNW; this is translated from the coding sequence ATGAGCGCCACAAAGCGCACCGCAACAGCTCTCGCATTACTTCTTCCGGCCGGCGTCATGGGGCTTTCTGCCGCCTTGGCTGTGAAGGGACTACAGACAACGGAGAACCCCGACCATAACGGATCGGTGGCAGACCAGCTCAGCGATATTCGCAAGGCCGTATCGGAAAACATGCAGGACCACGCAAGCAAGACCATCACAGACGCGAACGGCGTGAAGCTGACGCTGGCTGAGTGGCTGAACTTTGGTGGCGGCTTTGGTTGGCACAACGGTGGTTGGGGCAACGGCTGGCACAACGGCGGTTGGGGTAACGGTGGCTGGCACAACTGGGGCAACGGCGGCTGGCACAACGGCGGTTGGGGCAACGGCTGGCACAACTTCTGGCATAACTGGTAG
- a CDS encoding sensor histidine kinase, producing the protein MKDLIRQRFSPFLKFLAFWLFVASSSVTAPAQYRFTQWTPDSGLPQSSVRGLVQTPDGFLWIATLNGIAKFDGVHFQIFDKSNTPGITSNRFVGMTRGPGEDLWLTSEDGNLVLRRGMTFRTMDERDGIRPRSVEAITGNPQGQVWLESDGKVLRWDETSKRFQPEPFNTETRKFHALAWVGSGFWTIEGNRVVIFNRGKLATFAAPTSTDLPSVMGVAANANGDAWISTKDGRMGRLSDKPPVFRKAPDYFVLHGAPGTDWNLEISPYRFERTLLLPVEGTIHPIRLQVIGTDNEGNAWVGAEGEGLFRIQRQFIMTLGRPQGLVSDNTYPIFHSRTGDMWAGSWPGGLSQIRDGKVIRTLGLADGLPALVSSISEDKDGVLWVGTHGGVRTLVNGHLKKPSLPFDDSSTAAQVILQTPDGAMFFGTPRGLYIVRDGALQHLGIAEGLATDDVRVVLMDRNHDLWMGGYGGVTRIHNSQMSRWTEAQGLPSNNVRSLVQDSNGEIWVGTYDGGMGWFRNGRWVTFNTKNGLYDSGVFQILEDQHHWFWISSNRGIYRVSREQLAAVADGKQSLVASIAYGRSDGMASPECNGGLWPAGSADGDGKLWFPTQMGIAIVDPAKVHVVTTPPSVAIETASVENKPESEPQSVVLNPGQTNLEISYTALGYTKPEQMTFRYKMDGVDSDWQQVGLRRTAYYSHLPPGNYTFRVSATNSDGVRSRQDAVMHVQIIPPFYRRWWFIGGAILLLVLLVSAAWLFRVRQLQEAQERQQNFSRQLIASQEGERRRIAGELHDSLGQRLIIINNLAQFLLRSKGKVRTEEEKRETVEEISGEASAAIEETRAISYALRPFQLDRLGLTRAIQALCTTVMKASEIAIHTELADIDDAFPEDLRINVYRIVQEALNNIVKHSEASSAKVTALRTDDSVSLTIKDDGQGMPVKPRTYMPGKGGFGMTGMRERVTLLNGSLQVESSSSTGTLVRIELPITTSRVL; encoded by the coding sequence GTGAAGGACTTAATACGACAACGATTTAGTCCTTTTCTGAAATTCTTGGCGTTCTGGCTCTTCGTCGCATCCTCATCCGTTACAGCGCCGGCACAGTACCGCTTTACGCAATGGACTCCAGATTCAGGGCTACCGCAAAGCAGCGTACGCGGCCTTGTACAAACACCCGATGGCTTCCTATGGATTGCGACTCTGAACGGGATCGCCAAGTTTGATGGTGTGCATTTCCAAATCTTCGATAAGAGCAATACGCCGGGCATCACGAGCAATCGATTTGTAGGAATGACACGCGGCCCTGGCGAGGACCTCTGGTTAACCAGCGAAGACGGCAATCTGGTGCTGCGGCGTGGCATGACATTCCGAACGATGGACGAGCGAGATGGCATACGACCTCGTTCAGTCGAAGCCATTACGGGCAATCCACAAGGCCAGGTATGGCTAGAATCTGACGGCAAGGTCCTTCGCTGGGACGAGACCTCGAAACGATTTCAGCCTGAACCATTCAACACAGAGACACGCAAGTTTCATGCATTGGCGTGGGTTGGATCGGGCTTCTGGACAATCGAAGGAAACCGGGTTGTGATTTTCAATCGCGGCAAGTTGGCCACCTTTGCCGCTCCCACAAGCACCGATCTCCCGTCCGTTATGGGCGTTGCCGCCAATGCGAACGGAGACGCCTGGATTTCAACGAAAGACGGACGCATGGGGCGACTGAGCGATAAACCTCCCGTATTCCGTAAAGCGCCAGACTATTTTGTTTTGCATGGCGCTCCAGGCACGGATTGGAATCTAGAGATTTCACCCTATCGCTTTGAGCGCACGTTGCTACTGCCAGTGGAAGGAACGATACACCCCATCCGGTTGCAGGTGATCGGCACAGACAACGAAGGCAATGCGTGGGTCGGCGCTGAGGGGGAAGGCCTATTCCGCATTCAACGCCAGTTCATCATGACGCTGGGACGTCCGCAGGGGCTTGTCAGCGATAACACGTATCCCATATTCCATTCCCGAACCGGAGATATGTGGGCGGGTAGCTGGCCCGGAGGCCTGTCACAAATCAGAGACGGTAAGGTCATCCGAACTCTTGGGCTTGCTGACGGTCTTCCCGCATTGGTTTCGTCAATCAGTGAGGATAAGGATGGAGTTCTCTGGGTTGGAACGCATGGTGGCGTCCGAACGCTTGTGAATGGGCATCTGAAGAAGCCCTCTCTTCCCTTCGATGACTCATCTACCGCAGCGCAGGTCATTCTCCAGACACCTGACGGCGCCATGTTTTTTGGAACGCCGCGTGGACTGTACATCGTGCGTGATGGCGCTCTACAGCATCTAGGCATAGCCGAAGGGCTTGCAACAGACGATGTTCGCGTCGTGCTGATGGATCGTAATCATGATTTATGGATGGGTGGATACGGCGGCGTAACCCGCATCCACAACAGTCAAATGTCTCGTTGGACGGAAGCACAAGGACTACCGAGTAATAACGTCCGTTCACTCGTGCAGGATTCCAACGGTGAAATCTGGGTGGGAACTTACGACGGCGGCATGGGATGGTTTCGTAACGGCCGTTGGGTCACGTTCAACACGAAGAACGGCCTCTACGACAGCGGCGTGTTCCAGATACTGGAAGACCAGCATCACTGGTTCTGGATCAGCTCCAATCGCGGCATTTATCGCGTGTCTCGGGAGCAGCTGGCGGCCGTTGCCGATGGCAAGCAGTCCCTGGTGGCATCCATTGCCTATGGCCGCTCGGACGGCATGGCCAGCCCGGAATGCAATGGCGGCCTGTGGCCCGCAGGATCTGCAGACGGAGACGGCAAGCTCTGGTTTCCCACTCAGATGGGCATTGCCATCGTCGACCCTGCCAAGGTTCACGTCGTGACAACGCCGCCAAGTGTCGCAATCGAAACTGCCAGTGTCGAAAATAAGCCCGAATCCGAGCCACAATCAGTCGTCCTGAATCCAGGACAGACAAATCTTGAAATTAGTTACACCGCGCTCGGATACACCAAACCAGAGCAAATGACGTTCCGTTACAAGATGGATGGCGTCGATAGCGACTGGCAACAGGTTGGTCTCCGCCGCACCGCCTATTACTCACATCTTCCCCCGGGGAACTACACCTTCCGAGTCTCCGCTACCAACAGTGATGGCGTTCGTAGCCGGCAGGATGCCGTGATGCATGTGCAGATAATCCCGCCTTTCTACCGCCGCTGGTGGTTTATCGGCGGCGCGATTCTTCTTCTCGTTCTTCTGGTTTCGGCGGCGTGGCTGTTCCGCGTCAGGCAATTACAGGAGGCCCAGGAACGCCAACAGAATTTCTCGCGTCAGTTGATCGCGTCGCAAGAAGGAGAACGGCGTCGTATAGCCGGTGAATTGCATGACAGCCTTGGGCAACGTCTCATCATCATCAACAATCTGGCCCAGTTCCTGCTCCGTTCAAAAGGAAAGGTCCGCACCGAAGAAGAAAAACGCGAAACAGTGGAAGAGATCAGCGGAGAAGCCTCTGCCGCGATCGAAGAAACTCGCGCGATATCGTATGCATTGCGCCCTTTCCAGCTTGACCGCCTCGGCCTTACACGAGCCATTCAGGCACTTTGTACAACTGTTATGAAGGCCTCAGAGATCGCCATCCACACAGAACTGGCTGACATTGACGACGCATTTCCTGAAGATCTCCGTATCAACGTGTACCGCATCGTTCAGGAGGCGCTGAATAACATCGTCAAGCATTCCGAAGCGTCCAGCGCCAAGGTAACGGCACTCCGTACAGATGACAGCGTGAGTCTGACCATTAAAGATGACGGCCAGGGCATGCCTGTGAAGCCTCGTACTTACATGCCTGGCAAAGGCGGCTTCGGCATGACAGGCATGCGTGAGCGAGTTACTTTGCTTAACGGCAGCCTACAGGTGGAAAGTAGCTCATCAACTGGTACTCTGGTGAGAATTGAGCTTCCCATTACAACGAGCAGAGTGCTATGA
- a CDS encoding response regulator, translated as MNPIPVLLADDHPVVRRGLKATIEDDKDLQVVAEAADGNDALRLMEELSPAVAILDIDMPGLNGLGVAREVKQRSLSTRIIFMTFHADEDLMRAAMDVGGKGYLLKGSETEEVCAAIHAVNAGRTYIGSAMAAVLLNQKTESAGSAINLKILTLTEKKVLRLIADGLSSKEIGDELGIHYRTVENHRTNMCRKLEIEGANALARFALQHRAALHERLY; from the coding sequence ATGAACCCTATCCCCGTTCTTCTGGCCGATGATCATCCTGTGGTTCGCCGTGGACTGAAAGCAACCATCGAAGATGACAAAGATCTTCAGGTTGTTGCTGAGGCCGCTGATGGGAACGACGCATTGCGCCTAATGGAAGAATTATCCCCTGCAGTTGCAATCCTCGATATCGATATGCCAGGACTGAATGGACTGGGCGTAGCTCGCGAAGTGAAACAACGCTCGTTGAGCACCCGCATCATCTTCATGACGTTCCATGCAGATGAAGACCTCATGCGCGCTGCCATGGACGTTGGCGGCAAAGGATATCTACTTAAGGGCAGTGAGACGGAAGAAGTCTGTGCGGCCATTCACGCGGTGAACGCGGGCAGAACATATATCGGCTCTGCTATGGCTGCTGTTCTCTTGAATCAAAAAACGGAAAGCGCCGGATCAGCCATCAATCTGAAGATCTTGACGCTTACTGAGAAAAAGGTGCTACGGCTTATTGCCGATGGCCTTTCCAGTAAAGAGATTGGCGACGAATTGGGCATTCACTATCGGACCGTGGAAAACCATCGCACCAACATGTGTCGCAAACTGGAAATTGAAGGCGCCAATGCCTTAGCTCGTTTTGCTCTGCAACATCGAGCCGCTCTGCACGAACGTTTGTATTAG
- a CDS encoding response regulator transcription factor, producing the protein MKILIVEDNPTVRKLIQRATADIADEAVTREDGADALEAYEEMRPDIVLMDVKMPRMDGLTATRQLVQKHPEARVIIVTDYDDDQFRQAAREAGACAYALKTNLTDLEAVIQAHCICLP; encoded by the coding sequence ATGAAAATTTTGATAGTAGAGGATAATCCGACCGTCCGAAAGCTTATTCAAAGAGCGACGGCGGATATCGCGGATGAGGCGGTCACTCGGGAAGACGGCGCGGATGCGCTTGAAGCCTACGAGGAAATGCGACCTGACATCGTTCTGATGGATGTAAAGATGCCTCGCATGGATGGGCTCACAGCAACTCGTCAGCTTGTACAGAAGCATCCTGAGGCCCGGGTCATCATTGTTACGGACTATGACGACGACCAGTTTCGGCAGGCGGCGCGAGAGGCGGGCGCATGTGCTTATGCTTTAAAAACTAACCTTACTGACTTGGAAGCGGTTATTCAGGCGCACTGCATCTGTTTACCTTAG
- a CDS encoding DUF4239 domain-containing protein — MLTYAQSAVIVLLAVGFALALLYLLDCKLEESTRKRANGVNGWQLSILGTVYAVALGFMLSDAWLAFQTAVTDARAEASAVLLIDRSAPLMPQACTQALQQESRAYLNAVIGTEWAAMQAHQANASGEIVLRQMWNTIGSCAGHDAVPGRGNIIAALSSLQTRRDARMQDFQGHLPLIMWNVLLFGGVIVIVSSCLLCNERKCVHFFHVISLTVLITVSLLAISDLDRPFEGATHVDPTAFRAVQMDLQDGNPQ; from the coding sequence ATGCTTACCTACGCACAAAGTGCAGTCATCGTTCTGTTAGCGGTCGGATTTGCGTTGGCTCTCCTCTATCTTCTGGATTGCAAGCTTGAGGAGAGCACACGTAAACGTGCGAACGGCGTAAATGGCTGGCAGCTTAGCATTCTGGGCACCGTATACGCGGTCGCGCTCGGGTTCATGCTTTCAGACGCCTGGCTTGCATTCCAGACGGCTGTCACAGATGCACGTGCAGAGGCATCCGCAGTTCTCCTGATTGATCGAAGTGCGCCACTTATGCCGCAGGCATGCACCCAAGCTTTGCAACAGGAATCCAGGGCATACCTCAATGCCGTGATCGGTACTGAGTGGGCTGCAATGCAGGCACATCAGGCAAATGCATCTGGTGAGATCGTTCTACGTCAGATGTGGAACACAATCGGCTCATGCGCTGGGCACGATGCAGTCCCTGGTCGCGGAAACATCATCGCCGCACTGTCATCACTGCAAACGCGCAGAGATGCACGGATGCAGGACTTCCAGGGACACCTTCCGTTGATCATGTGGAATGTTCTCCTCTTCGGTGGCGTCATTGTTATCGTTTCCTCTTGCCTGTTGTGCAACGAGCGAAAATGCGTGCACTTCTTCCACGTCATCTCACTGACGGTCCTCATTACCGTGTCTTTGCTTGCCATTTCCGATCTCGATCGACCATTTGAAGGCGCGACCCACGTGGATCCCACTGCTTTCCGAGCAGTTCAGATGGATCTGCAAGATGGAAATCCCCAATGA
- a CDS encoding neuromedin U: protein MKLTRFTQSKRGSLLCSIFFVGFFLCNARFGNAQQAPASGGGEDLQKASQNPVASMISVPIQNNSNFGIGPYDRTQNVLNIQPVIPVRATPKVNLIIRWIAPIIYQPAPGTANLEVYGINEGTPAYWLAQDVQRYAGVSGFGDMMPTFFLSPSAPHKLIFGAGPVFVLPTATSKVLGQGKFSIGPSIVALLQPGHWTLGTLVNNVWSVAGDSDRSSVNQMSLQYFVNYNLSKGWYLSSAPTLTANWKASDGNVWVVPFGGGPGRIMRLGAQPVNISGQFYGNAVHPVGGSSWTMRLSIAFLFPQKPKTP, encoded by the coding sequence ATGAAATTGACACGTTTCACTCAAAGTAAGCGCGGTTCACTTTTGTGCTCTATCTTCTTCGTGGGTTTTTTCTTGTGCAATGCTCGCTTTGGCAATGCTCAACAGGCGCCAGCATCTGGAGGAGGTGAGGATCTTCAGAAGGCCTCACAGAATCCTGTGGCAAGCATGATCAGTGTGCCGATTCAAAATAACAGCAACTTCGGAATTGGCCCTTATGACCGTACACAGAATGTGTTGAACATCCAGCCTGTCATTCCGGTACGCGCAACACCAAAAGTAAATCTGATTATTCGTTGGATTGCGCCCATTATTTATCAGCCAGCGCCGGGTACGGCAAATCTAGAGGTGTACGGAATAAACGAGGGCACTCCGGCCTACTGGTTAGCCCAGGATGTTCAGCGCTATGCAGGCGTGTCAGGATTTGGCGACATGATGCCGACGTTTTTTCTGTCACCATCGGCACCACACAAACTGATCTTTGGTGCAGGTCCAGTATTTGTTCTTCCAACTGCAACAAGCAAGGTTCTTGGCCAAGGGAAATTCAGCATCGGCCCCTCCATAGTTGCACTTTTACAGCCTGGCCACTGGACCTTGGGCACACTCGTAAACAACGTATGGTCTGTTGCAGGAGATTCGGATCGCAGTTCAGTTAACCAGATGAGCCTGCAGTATTTCGTCAATTACAACCTGTCGAAGGGATGGTATCTCTCATCCGCACCAACCCTGACTGCAAACTGGAAGGCTTCTGACGGCAATGTGTGGGTCGTCCCGTTTGGCGGCGGCCCCGGTCGGATCATGCGATTAGGTGCGCAGCCGGTGAACATCAGCGGACAGTTTTATGGAAATGCTGTTCATCCCGTTGGCGGTTCATCCTGGACAATGCGCCTATCGATTGCATTCCTTTTCCCCCAAAAGCCAAAGACCCCGTGA
- a CDS encoding DUF2252 domain-containing protein, translated as MPVAKLDSFPTFDLSRKLVSWQVRRAEGKELRSSVPRESHATWAPPKNRPDPVETVNANNQGRQKHLIPLRMGRMASSPFAFLRGSACVMAGDLSGTPITGIPTLMDGDAHLNNFGMYGTPQREVVFDLNDFDEATVGPWEWDLKRLAASVNVAGRQNGLTARERAAAVCRSIEGYRFNMNRLQSMGVLDIWYLHAYPGQNNPIVKADAKSKAVIRKTLSKALHTDNKTLLPKVADQDKDGLWVFRDSPPILTRLDKATKKKVIDSLDAYSETLSRERRIMLARYHVVDVAHRVVGVGSVGTRAYLVLLFGNGNDDPLFLQVKEATTPAHAPYLPKLDKEFTHNGKRVIVGQRALQASSDPMLGYTTIDGRDFYVRQMKNLKASIPIEWLTGPSFNFYAWACGAILARAHARTADPARIAGYCGNSSALDKAIATWAESYGDQTEKDHAALVDAINRGTVIADLSEGEE; from the coding sequence GTGCCAGTCGCTAAATTAGATAGCTTTCCCACGTTTGACCTTTCCCGCAAGCTTGTCAGCTGGCAAGTACGGCGAGCTGAAGGAAAGGAACTTCGTTCCTCGGTACCACGCGAGTCGCATGCGACATGGGCTCCTCCCAAAAATCGCCCTGATCCTGTGGAGACAGTCAACGCAAACAACCAGGGACGCCAAAAACATCTCATTCCCCTGCGTATGGGGAGAATGGCTTCTTCCCCATTTGCCTTCTTGCGTGGATCGGCCTGCGTCATGGCTGGAGATCTCTCCGGTACACCCATTACCGGAATTCCTACTCTGATGGACGGGGATGCCCATCTCAATAATTTCGGCATGTATGGCACACCACAACGTGAAGTTGTTTTCGACCTCAATGACTTCGATGAAGCGACTGTGGGCCCCTGGGAGTGGGATCTCAAACGGCTGGCGGCGAGTGTCAATGTCGCAGGACGTCAGAATGGACTAACGGCCCGCGAACGTGCGGCAGCGGTATGTAGGTCAATTGAGGGTTATCGATTCAATATGAATCGGTTGCAATCTATGGGTGTTCTGGATATCTGGTATCTGCATGCATACCCCGGGCAGAACAATCCAATCGTAAAGGCCGATGCAAAGTCGAAGGCGGTCATTCGCAAGACACTATCGAAGGCGCTGCATACCGATAATAAGACCCTTCTGCCGAAGGTCGCCGATCAGGATAAGGACGGACTATGGGTATTTCGTGACTCTCCGCCTATTCTCACGCGTCTAGACAAAGCGACAAAGAAAAAGGTCATCGATTCCCTTGATGCATATTCTGAAACTCTCTCAAGAGAACGTCGCATCATGCTGGCCCGGTATCACGTCGTAGACGTAGCACATCGTGTGGTTGGGGTGGGATCCGTAGGAACAAGAGCATACCTTGTGCTGCTTTTCGGCAATGGAAATGACGACCCTCTCTTTTTGCAAGTAAAGGAAGCCACCACGCCTGCCCACGCGCCGTACCTTCCCAAGCTTGACAAAGAGTTTACGCATAACGGCAAACGAGTAATCGTGGGGCAAAGAGCGTTACAAGCGTCTTCAGATCCTATGCTAGGCTACACAACCATTGACGGTCGAGATTTCTACGTCCGTCAAATGAAGAATCTGAAAGCATCCATACCGATCGAATGGCTTACAGGTCCTTCATTCAACTTCTATGCTTGGGCATGCGGAGCCATTCTGGCACGCGCACATGCAAGAACAGCTGATCCGGCACGTATTGCTGGTTACTGCGGCAACTCCTCTGCTCTCGATAAAGCAATCGCAACATGGGCAGAAAGCTACGGCGACCAAACGGAGAAAGATCATGCAGCCCTTGTAGACGCGATAAATCGCGGTACTGTCATAGCAGACCT